A window of the Hypanus sabinus isolate sHypSab1 chromosome 25, sHypSab1.hap1, whole genome shotgun sequence genome harbors these coding sequences:
- the psma5 gene encoding proteasome subunit alpha type-5, protein MFIIRSEYDRGVNTFSPEGRLFQVEYAIEAIKLGSTAIGIQTSEGVVLAVEKRITSPLMEPSSIEKIVEIDSHIGCAMSGLIADAKTLIDKARVETQNHWFTYNENMTVESVTQAVSNLALQFGEEDADPGAMSRPFGVALLFGGIDEKGPQMYHMDPSGTFVQCVARAIGSASEGAQSALQEVYHKSMTLDEAKKEALTILKQVMEEKLSATNIELATIEPSKAFHMYTKEELEEEIKKI, encoded by the exons ATGTTTATCATCAGGTCCGAGTATGACAG GGGCGTTAACACATTCTCTCCAGAAGGCAGATTATTTCAAGTTGAATATGCTATAGAGGCCATTAAG TTGGGTTCCACTGCCATCGGAATCCAAACCAGTGAGGGTGTTGTTCTAGCGGTTGAGAAGAGGATCACGTCCCCACTGATGGAACCCAGCAGCATTGAAAAAATAGTTGAAATTGATTCTCACATAG GCTGTGCAATGAGTGGATTAATCGCTGATGCCAAAACATTAATCGATAAAGCCCGAGTTGAAACACAG AATCACTGGTTTACTTACAATGAAAACATGACGGTTGAGAGTGTGACACAGGCGGTTTCCAATTTGGCCTTGCAGTTTGGTGAAGAAGATGCAGACCCTGGCGCAATG AGCCGACCATTTGGTGTGGCATTGCTGTTTGGAGGGATTGATGAAAAGGGGCCACAAAT GTATCACATGGATCCATCTGGGACTTTTGTACAGTGTGTTGCTAGAGCAATTGGTTCAGCTTCAGAGGGAGCCCAGAGTGCTCTACAGGAGGTTTATCACAAG TCTATGACATTAGATGAGGCAAAGAAGGAAGCACTCACCATCCTGAAACAAGTAATGGAAGAAAAACTAAGTGCTACTAATATTGAG CTTGCAACAATAGAGCCTTCAAAAGCATTTCACATGTACACAAAGGAAGAgctggaagaagaaataaagaaaatctAA